Proteins from a genomic interval of Haemophilus parainfluenzae T3T1:
- the nirK gene encoding copper-containing nitrite reductase: MNEQRRDFFKNSALGLATITLGAGLSLIPSAQAEEKASNTATTAVENLPEIEAELTLAPNVPKPIERNYPAKVVVKLTALEQIMDLMDGVQFKFWTLNGSVPAPFIRVREGDMVEVQLSNSASSMMPHSIDFHAAAVPMGGAIASETPPTRTSTFQFRALRSGIYLYHCGSQPVDIHLAKGMYGLVLVEPKEGLPKVDREFYIMQSEFYTKGEFGDPGLQPFSMQKAIDERPEYVLFNGKVGATMDENALKAKTGETIRLFVGNAGPNLCSSFHLIGAVFDNVYVEGGTLVNHNVQTTLIPSGSATMVETRIDVPGTYVFMDHSIFRAVNKGTMGHIVVEGEKNPNIYSGKLKDEAFKEANPQKPQPVPYEIDSHKGIDMGHSPHEHSDGNSGATRK, from the coding sequence ATGAACGAACAACGTCGAGATTTTTTTAAAAACAGTGCACTAGGCCTAGCAACAATTACATTAGGTGCTGGTTTAAGCCTTATTCCTTCTGCTCAAGCGGAAGAAAAAGCCTCAAATACAGCAACTACTGCAGTTGAGAATTTACCAGAAATTGAAGCTGAACTAACGCTTGCGCCAAATGTACCAAAACCGATTGAACGTAATTACCCTGCAAAAGTTGTGGTAAAACTGACCGCACTTGAGCAAATTATGGATTTAATGGATGGTGTGCAATTTAAATTCTGGACATTAAACGGCAGCGTGCCTGCGCCATTCATTCGTGTACGTGAAGGCGATATGGTGGAAGTGCAACTTTCCAACTCAGCCAGCTCAATGATGCCGCATAGTATCGATTTTCACGCTGCCGCTGTGCCAATGGGTGGTGCTATTGCGAGTGAAACCCCACCAACCCGCACATCAACCTTCCAATTTAGAGCATTACGTTCGGGGATTTATCTATACCACTGTGGCAGTCAGCCTGTGGATATTCACCTTGCCAAGGGGATGTATGGCTTAGTTTTAGTTGAGCCGAAAGAAGGCCTGCCAAAAGTGGATCGTGAATTTTACATTATGCAAAGTGAATTCTATACCAAAGGTGAGTTTGGCGATCCAGGCTTACAACCATTCAGTATGCAAAAAGCCATTGATGAACGTCCTGAATACGTACTCTTCAACGGTAAAGTCGGTGCAACCATGGATGAAAATGCCTTAAAAGCAAAAACCGGTGAAACCATTCGCCTATTTGTAGGAAATGCGGGGCCGAATTTATGCTCTTCTTTCCACTTAATCGGTGCGGTATTTGACAATGTGTATGTGGAAGGCGGTACACTTGTTAATCACAATGTTCAAACGACCTTGATTCCATCTGGCAGTGCCACCATGGTAGAAACGCGAATTGATGTGCCGGGTACTTATGTCTTTATGGATCATTCCATTTTCCGCGCTGTAAACAAAGGCACAATGGGACATATTGTGGTTGAAGGCGAAAAAAATCCGAATATTTATTCTGGCAAGTTAAAAGACGAAGCCTTTAAAGAAGCCAACCCACAAAAACCACAGCCCGTTCCTTATGAAATAGATAGTCATAAAGGAATCGATATGGGACATTCTCCTCACGAACATTCTGATGGGAATTCCGGTGCAACCAGAAAATAG
- the parC gene encoding DNA topoisomerase IV subunit A, with product MSNINYEGIEQMPLRTFTEKAYLNYSMYVIMDRALPFIGDGLKPVQRRIVYAMSELGLNAAAKFKKSARTVGDVLGKFHPHGDSACYEAMVLMAQPFSYRYPLVDGQGNWGAPDDPKSFAAMRYTESRLSKISEILLSELGQGTVDFQPNFDGTLEEPQYLPARLPHILLNGTTGIAVGMATDIPPHNINEVADAAVMLLDNPKAGLDDVLNIIQGPDFPTEAEIISPKDDIRKMYETGRGSIKMRATWHKEDGEIIISALPHQSSPSKIIAQIAEQMTAKKLPMVEDIRDEADYENPVRIVLVPRSNRVDTDALMAHLFATTDLEKSYRVNMNMIGLDHKPAVKGLLQVLIEWLTFRRTTVTRRLQHRLDKVLARLHILDGLMIAFLNIDEVIEIIRTEDEPKQVLMARFNLSDEQAEAILNLRLRHLAKLEEHQLQAEKDKLEEERSNLELILGSERRLNTLIKKEIQEDAKKYASPRMSQLVEREEAKAISESEMTPAEPVTVILSEMGWVRCAKGHDIDPEGLSYKAGDKYLAHACGKSNQPVIFIDSTGRSYALDPLSLPSARSQGEPLTGKLTLPAGATIEQVIMEPEKQELLMASDAGYGFICKFEDLIARNKAGKALISLPENAKVLKPETLSESTSLLVSLTSAGRMLIFPVRDLPALSKGKGNKIISIPAANAKARSELLVKLFLISEQASLEFHSGKRKITLKPEDLQKFRAERGRKGSQLPRGLHSNVDIVVVEPEHNS from the coding sequence ATGAGCAATATTAATTACGAAGGCATCGAGCAGATGCCACTTCGCACCTTTACAGAAAAGGCTTACCTTAATTATTCAATGTACGTCATCATGGATCGTGCATTGCCTTTTATTGGCGATGGCTTAAAGCCTGTTCAACGTCGTATTGTCTATGCGATGTCTGAACTGGGTTTAAATGCCGCGGCAAAATTTAAAAAGTCCGCGCGTACCGTCGGTGATGTGTTAGGTAAATTCCATCCACATGGTGACTCTGCTTGTTATGAAGCCATGGTATTAATGGCTCAGCCTTTTTCTTATCGTTATCCTTTGGTAGATGGGCAAGGAAACTGGGGGGCGCCAGATGATCCTAAATCATTTGCGGCAATGCGTTATACAGAATCTCGCCTGTCCAAAATCTCTGAAATTTTATTATCTGAATTAGGCCAAGGCACTGTTGATTTCCAACCGAACTTTGATGGTACCTTAGAAGAACCTCAATATTTGCCTGCACGTTTGCCTCATATTCTGTTAAACGGCACCACCGGGATTGCCGTCGGGATGGCAACCGATATTCCACCACATAATATTAATGAAGTGGCGGATGCCGCTGTTATGCTATTAGATAATCCAAAAGCAGGATTAGATGATGTACTCAATATCATTCAAGGCCCGGATTTCCCAACTGAAGCGGAAATTATTTCACCAAAAGATGATATTCGCAAAATGTATGAAACCGGTCGTGGTTCTATCAAAATGCGTGCAACATGGCATAAAGAAGACGGTGAAATCATCATTAGTGCACTTCCTCATCAATCTTCACCATCAAAAATCATTGCGCAAATTGCTGAACAAATGACAGCAAAAAAATTGCCAATGGTGGAAGATATTCGTGATGAAGCAGATTATGAAAACCCTGTACGTATCGTGCTTGTGCCACGTTCAAATCGTGTTGATACGGATGCCTTAATGGCGCATTTATTTGCGACGACTGATCTCGAAAAAAGCTATCGTGTAAATATGAATATGATCGGACTTGATCATAAACCAGCCGTAAAAGGCCTACTTCAAGTTCTTATCGAATGGCTGACATTCCGTCGTACTACCGTGACACGTCGTTTACAACATCGTTTAGATAAAGTACTCGCTCGTTTGCACATTTTAGATGGTTTGATGATTGCCTTCCTCAATATTGACGAAGTGATTGAGATTATTCGTACTGAAGATGAACCAAAACAAGTTTTAATGGCTCGCTTTAACTTAAGTGATGAACAGGCAGAAGCCATTTTAAACTTACGTTTACGCCATTTGGCCAAATTAGAAGAACATCAATTACAAGCTGAAAAAGATAAACTCGAAGAAGAGCGGTCAAATTTAGAGTTAATTTTAGGATCTGAACGTCGCTTAAATACCTTGATCAAAAAAGAAATTCAAGAAGATGCGAAAAAATACGCCAGCCCTAGAATGTCTCAATTAGTTGAACGTGAAGAAGCGAAAGCCATTTCTGAAAGTGAAATGACTCCGGCTGAACCCGTTACCGTTATCTTATCTGAAATGGGCTGGGTACGCTGTGCAAAAGGTCATGACATTGATCCGGAAGGATTAAGCTATAAAGCAGGCGATAAATATCTGGCTCACGCTTGCGGTAAAAGTAATCAGCCTGTAATCTTTATTGACAGCACGGGGCGTAGCTATGCTTTAGATCCATTAAGCTTGCCTTCTGCGCGTTCACAAGGTGAACCACTCACCGGTAAACTGACATTACCGGCCGGTGCGACCATTGAACAGGTTATTATGGAACCTGAAAAACAAGAATTATTGATGGCATCAGATGCAGGATATGGTTTTATTTGCAAATTTGAAGATTTAATTGCGCGTAATAAAGCAGGAAAAGCCTTGATTTCTTTGCCAGAAAATGCGAAAGTCTTGAAACCTGAGACACTTTCCGAGTCGACCTCACTTCTTGTGTCCCTCACTTCAGCGGGTCGAATGCTGATTTTTCCGGTACGGGATTTACCGGCATTATCAAAAGGGAAAGGCAACAAAATCATCAGTATTCCAGCAGCGAATGCAAAAGCGCGGTCAGAATTATTAGTGAAATTGTTCTTAATTTCAGAGCAAGCTAGCCTTGAGTTCCATTCCGGTAAACGAAAAATCACATTAAAACCGGAAGATCTGCAAAAATTCCGAGCGGAACGCGGCAGAAAAGGCTCCCAATTACCACGTGGATTACATAGCAATGTTGATATTGTGGTAGTTGAACCCGAACACAACTCATAA
- the gltS gene encoding sodium/glutamate symporter codes for MNIVFDTYQTLALASFVLLLGYFLVKRIRVLQTFNIPEPVVGGFIVAIALTILYKVNGTSFTFEKSLQTSMMLVFFSSIGLSANFARLVKGGKPLVIFLLVAALLIVFQNFIGILGTQLLGIDPAYGLLAGSITLTGGHGTGAAWAETFTKEFNLPAATEIAMACATFGLVFGGILGGPVSRYLLNRQKQGENPENDEVDDVQEAFEHPTYKRKINARSIIETIAMLSLCLLVGQYLDGLTKGTQMQLPTFVWCLFTGVIIRNSLTNLFKFQVADSAIDVLGSVGLSIFLAIALMSLKLWELVGLAADVLIILAVQVAFMAFFAIYFTYRIMGKDYDAIVLSAGHCGFGLGATPTAVANMQAITSRFGPSHKAFLIVPMVGAFFIDLLNNGILKMFLSLVKYLH; via the coding sequence GTGAATATTGTTTTTGATACCTATCAAACTCTTGCTTTAGCAAGCTTTGTATTATTACTTGGTTATTTTCTAGTAAAACGTATTCGCGTTTTACAAACATTCAATATCCCTGAGCCTGTTGTTGGTGGCTTTATTGTGGCTATTGCATTAACCATTTTATACAAAGTAAACGGCACCTCATTCACCTTTGAGAAAAGCTTACAAACATCTATGATGTTAGTATTCTTCTCCTCTATCGGTTTAAGTGCAAACTTTGCCCGCTTAGTTAAAGGTGGAAAACCATTAGTTATTTTCCTACTTGTCGCGGCCCTTCTCATTGTTTTCCAAAATTTCATCGGTATTTTAGGTACTCAATTATTAGGCATTGATCCTGCTTACGGTTTACTTGCAGGTTCTATTACCTTAACGGGTGGTCATGGTACAGGTGCTGCTTGGGCAGAAACATTCACCAAAGAATTTAACCTACCTGCTGCAACAGAAATTGCCATGGCATGTGCCACATTTGGTTTAGTCTTCGGTGGTATCTTAGGTGGTCCAGTATCTCGTTATTTATTAAATCGTCAAAAACAAGGTGAAAACCCAGAGAATGATGAAGTAGATGACGTACAAGAGGCATTTGAACACCCGACTTACAAACGTAAAATAAATGCGCGCTCAATCATTGAGACCATCGCAATGCTTTCTTTATGTTTACTCGTCGGTCAATACTTAGATGGCTTAACAAAAGGTACACAAATGCAATTACCAACATTCGTATGGTGTTTGTTTACTGGTGTAATTATTCGTAACAGCTTAACCAATTTATTCAAATTCCAAGTGGCTGATTCAGCGATTGACGTATTAGGTAGTGTAGGTTTATCTATCTTCTTAGCCATCGCCTTAATGTCTCTCAAACTTTGGGAATTGGTAGGTCTTGCAGCAGATGTACTCATTATCTTAGCGGTTCAAGTTGCCTTCATGGCTTTCTTCGCCATCTACTTCACATACCGTATTATGGGTAAAGATTACGATGCGATTGTATTAAGTGCGGGTCACTGTGGTTTCGGTCTCGGTGCAACACCAACAGCCGTTGCTAACATGCAAGCGATTACTAGTCGTTTCGGACCTTCTCACAAAGCGTTCTTAATCGTACCAATGGTAGGAGCGTTCTTTATCGACTTATTAAATAATGGTATTTTAAAAATGTTCTTAAGCCTTGTTAAATACCTTCACTAA
- the folC gene encoding bifunctional tetrahydrofolate synthase/dihydrofolate synthase yields MNLKATSPLAEWLSYLENSHFKAIDLGLDRIKSVAEELDLLNPAPYVITVGGTNGKGTTCRLLETILLNHGLRVGVYSSPHLLRYNERVRIQNQDLPDEMHTASFDFIEKHKTQSLTYFEFSTLSALHLFKQAKLDVVILEVGLGGRLDATNIVDNDLAVITSIDIDHTDFLGSTREEIGFEKAGIFRANKPVVIGEPNVPQPMIEQAEKLHCLVSRRDVTWSFKANEQTWMWQSNKVRLENLPFCHIPLANAATALAAVEQLPFNISVDIIKRSLIEVELVGRFQRLKGNQLEKLAERLNVSYSQLPKVIIDVGHNPHAAKYLAEKLTALKTQISGRIIAVCGMLKDKDAESVFTQLISVIDQWHCVTLGGYRGQSGDDLNAKLTSVYPSAKSFSEDSVVEGLQSAVKNADKNDIVLVFGSFHTVGEFLEYLA; encoded by the coding sequence ATGAATTTAAAAGCCACTTCGCCACTCGCTGAGTGGCTTTCTTATTTGGAAAACAGTCACTTTAAAGCCATTGATTTAGGGCTAGATCGTATTAAATCGGTGGCAGAAGAATTGGATCTTTTGAATCCCGCACCTTATGTGATCACGGTGGGGGGCACAAATGGCAAAGGCACAACGTGCCGTTTGCTTGAAACTATTTTGTTAAATCATGGTTTGCGTGTGGGTGTGTATTCCTCACCTCATTTATTGCGTTATAACGAGCGTGTTCGTATTCAAAATCAAGACTTGCCGGATGAGATGCATACTGCTTCTTTTGATTTTATTGAAAAGCATAAAACGCAGTCCCTCACTTATTTTGAATTTAGCACCTTATCAGCTTTGCATTTATTCAAACAAGCAAAGCTTGATGTCGTGATTTTAGAAGTAGGGCTTGGTGGACGCTTAGATGCAACCAATATTGTCGATAATGATCTGGCGGTTATCACCAGTATTGATATTGATCATACGGATTTTCTTGGGTCAACTCGAGAAGAAATCGGCTTTGAAAAAGCGGGTATTTTCCGCGCGAATAAACCGGTTGTGATTGGCGAACCCAATGTCCCGCAACCTATGATAGAACAAGCTGAGAAGCTACATTGCCTAGTTTCACGTCGAGATGTTACTTGGTCGTTTAAAGCCAATGAGCAAACTTGGATGTGGCAGAGCAATAAAGTGCGGTTAGAAAATCTGCCGTTTTGCCACATTCCATTAGCCAATGCGGCAACAGCTTTGGCTGCCGTTGAACAGCTACCTTTTAATATTTCTGTCGATATCATTAAACGTTCATTAATTGAAGTGGAATTGGTGGGACGCTTTCAACGATTGAAAGGTAATCAGTTAGAAAAGCTGGCAGAACGCTTGAATGTATCCTATTCACAGTTGCCAAAAGTGATCATCGATGTTGGGCATAATCCTCATGCGGCAAAATATTTAGCCGAAAAATTGACCGCACTTAAAACACAAATTTCAGGGCGTATTATTGCCGTTTGTGGAATGTTAAAAGATAAAGATGCCGAGTCGGTGTTTACTCAGCTTATTTCCGTTATTGACCAATGGCATTGTGTAACACTAGGCGGTTACCGTGGTCAATCGGGTGATGACTTAAATGCAAAATTAACATCAGTTTACCCATCAGCAAAAAGTTTTTCTGAAGATTCTGTAGTTGAAGGTCTGCAAAGTGCGGTTAAAAATGCAGATAAAAATGACATTGTGCTGGTATTTGGATCTTTCCACACGGTAGGGGAGTTTTTAGAATATTTAGCATAA
- the accD gene encoding acetyl-CoA carboxylase, carboxyltransferase subunit beta, whose protein sequence is MSWIDKIFSKGTSSSTSRKANVPEGVWTKCTSCEQVLYGEEVKRNLHVCPKCGHHMRIDARERLLALLDEGSSQELSADLEPKDILKFKDLKKYKDRITAAQKETGEKDALITMTGTLYNMPVVVAASNFSFMGGSMGSVVGSKFVKAAEKAIELNCPFVCFSASGGARMQEALFSLMQMAKTSAVLAKMREKGVPFISVLTDPTLGGVSASFAMLGDVNIAEPKALIGFAGPRVIEQTVREKLPEGFQRSEFLLEKGAIDMIVKRSEMRSTLGNLLSKLTNQPSPFVEVEVVEHE, encoded by the coding sequence ATGAGCTGGATTGATAAAATTTTTAGCAAAGGAACCTCTTCCTCTACATCACGTAAAGCAAACGTGCCAGAAGGGGTTTGGACGAAATGTACCTCTTGTGAACAAGTCCTTTACGGCGAAGAAGTAAAACGTAATTTACATGTTTGCCCAAAATGCGGCCATCATATGCGCATTGATGCTCGTGAGCGCCTTTTAGCCTTATTAGATGAAGGTTCAAGCCAAGAATTGTCGGCTGATTTAGAACCAAAAGATATTCTTAAATTTAAAGATTTAAAAAAATATAAAGATCGTATTACTGCCGCACAAAAAGAAACCGGTGAAAAAGATGCGTTAATCACAATGACCGGTACACTTTACAACATGCCTGTAGTTGTTGCTGCCTCTAACTTTAGTTTCATGGGCGGTTCAATGGGCTCTGTTGTGGGTTCAAAATTTGTAAAAGCGGCAGAAAAAGCAATTGAATTAAATTGTCCATTTGTGTGTTTCTCTGCAAGTGGCGGTGCACGTATGCAAGAAGCCCTTTTCTCATTAATGCAAATGGCGAAAACCAGTGCGGTGTTAGCGAAAATGCGTGAAAAAGGTGTGCCGTTTATTTCTGTATTAACGGATCCAACATTAGGTGGTGTTTCTGCAAGTTTTGCGATGTTAGGTGATGTGAACATTGCTGAACCAAAAGCATTAATCGGTTTTGCAGGCCCACGTGTTATCGAACAAACTGTACGTGAAAAATTACCGGAAGGCTTCCAACGTAGTGAATTCTTACTCGAGAAAGGGGCGATTGATATGATCGTGAAACGTTCAGAAATGCGTTCAACCCTTGGAAACCTTTTAAGCAAACTCACCAATCAACCTTCACCTTTTGTTGAAGTAGAAGTTGTTGAACATGAGTAA
- the truA gene encoding tRNA pseudouridine(38-40) synthase TruA, with the protein MKIALGIEYNGKQYCGWQRQEKVRSVQEELEKALSFVANEKIEVFCAGRTDSGVHGTGQVVHFETTAVRPEKAWAFGTNANLPDDISVSWAKVVDDEFHARFSATARRYRYILYCNKLRSAILPEGITHCHLDLDEKKMHQAGQFLLGENDFSSFRAAQCQSNTPWRNVHHLNVVRKGQFVIVDIQANAFVHHMVRNIVGSLIEVGAGNQPVEWMKWLLEQKDRKLAAPTAKPEGLYLVNVIYPEKFAIPQKNLGPLFLEDNLI; encoded by the coding sequence ATGAAGATAGCCTTAGGCATTGAATATAACGGAAAACAGTATTGTGGCTGGCAGCGACAAGAGAAAGTGCGTAGCGTACAAGAAGAATTAGAAAAAGCGTTATCTTTCGTGGCAAATGAAAAAATTGAAGTGTTTTGTGCGGGCAGAACAGACTCTGGTGTACATGGCACGGGGCAAGTTGTGCATTTTGAAACCACAGCGGTTCGTCCTGAAAAAGCTTGGGCATTTGGGACTAATGCAAATTTGCCTGATGATATTTCAGTAAGTTGGGCAAAAGTGGTGGATGATGAATTTCACGCTCGTTTTTCGGCAACCGCGCGTCGTTATCGTTATATCTTGTATTGCAATAAATTACGTTCAGCCATTTTGCCGGAAGGGATTACTCATTGCCATTTAGATTTAGACGAAAAGAAAATGCACCAAGCGGGGCAGTTCTTATTGGGGGAAAATGATTTTTCTTCTTTCCGTGCGGCACAATGTCAATCGAATACGCCTTGGCGAAATGTGCATCATTTAAATGTGGTGCGAAAAGGGCAGTTTGTTATTGTGGATATTCAAGCCAATGCTTTTGTGCATCATATGGTACGCAACATCGTGGGAAGCTTGATTGAAGTCGGTGCCGGTAACCAACCTGTTGAGTGGATGAAATGGTTGTTAGAGCAAAAAGATCGTAAATTGGCCGCGCCAACAGCGAAACCCGAAGGCTTATATTTAGTGAATGTCATTTACCCTGAAAAATTTGCGATTCCACAGAAAAATTTAGGGCCATTGTTTTTAGAAGATAATCTCATCTGA
- the rplY gene encoding 50S ribosomal protein L25, whose amino-acid sequence MAFKFNAEVRQAQGKGASRRLRHNGQIPAIIYGGSEAPVSIILNHDELNNAQVHDSFYSDVITLVVEGKEVAVKVQAMQRHPFKPKLVHIDFKRA is encoded by the coding sequence ATGGCATTTAAATTTAACGCTGAAGTTCGTCAAGCGCAAGGTAAGGGTGCGAGCCGCCGCCTGCGTCACAACGGTCAAATCCCTGCAATCATTTATGGTGGCAGCGAAGCACCTGTTTCAATCATCTTAAATCACGATGAATTAAACAACGCACAAGTTCACGATTCTTTCTATAGCGATGTAATCACTTTAGTGGTTGAAGGTAAAGAAGTTGCAGTGAAAGTTCAAGCAATGCAACGTCACCCATTCAAACCAAAATTGGTTCACATTGACTTCAAACGTGCTTAA
- a CDS encoding DedA family protein produces the protein MEFLISFFTDYGYWAVLFVLIICGFGVPIPEDITLVSGGVIAGLYPESVNSHLMLLVSMIGVLAGDSCMYWLGRIYGTRILRFRPMRKVLTLQRLKMVREKFAQYGNRVLFVARFLPGLRAPIYMVSGITRRVSYTRFVLIDFCAAIISVPIWVYLGELGAKNLDWLHEQIQKGQLVIYILVGALAVFLFWKWKKAKKQAK, from the coding sequence ATGGAATTTCTTATCAGCTTTTTTACCGATTACGGTTATTGGGCGGTGCTATTTGTTCTTATTATTTGTGGCTTTGGTGTACCCATTCCAGAAGATATCACGCTTGTATCCGGTGGCGTAATTGCTGGTCTTTATCCTGAAAGTGTAAACTCCCATTTAATGTTATTAGTCAGTATGATCGGCGTACTTGCTGGTGACTCTTGCATGTATTGGCTTGGTCGCATTTACGGCACCCGAATTCTTCGTTTCCGCCCAATGCGCAAAGTGCTTACCTTACAACGCTTAAAAATGGTGCGTGAAAAATTTGCTCAATACGGCAACCGTGTTTTATTTGTGGCTCGTTTCCTTCCAGGATTACGCGCGCCAATTTATATGGTTTCTGGTATTACCCGCCGCGTCAGTTACACACGCTTTGTATTAATTGATTTCTGTGCGGCTATTATTTCCGTGCCAATTTGGGTTTACCTTGGCGAATTAGGTGCTAAAAACTTAGATTGGTTACACGAACAAATTCAAAAAGGTCAGCTTGTGATTTATATCCTTGTTGGCGCATTAGCGGTTTTCTTATTCTGGAAATGGAAAAAAGCGAAGAAACAGGCTAAATAA